The following coding sequences lie in one Meles meles chromosome X, mMelMel3.1 paternal haplotype, whole genome shotgun sequence genomic window:
- the LOC123934850 gene encoding olfactory receptor 10A4-like, whose translation MTQIAEFILLGFGDLHGFQFLLFGVFLVIYVVTLMGNIVILIVVSADHSLHTPMYFFLGHFSFLEIGYITTIEPMMLRTLLSAHVPISFPGCACQFYFFAALVATECFFLAVMSYDRYIAICNPLHYSSIMDYWGCLQLAGTSWMAGFLAPILLMVFIFQLTFCTDNEINHFFCDLKPIMKLACTDTQVAEMTSFICTSLFAFGPFMLTLASYTYIISTILRIPSTSGKQRAFSTCSSHLTVVSLYYGMLGIVYGFPLGPQHEDLLKLLSLLYTVLTPALNPIIYTLRNKDVKVALRKLVQ comes from the coding sequence ATGACTCAAATTGCAGAATTTATCCTTTTGGGTTTTGGGGATCTCCATGgctttcagtttcttctttttgggGTATTTCTGGTCATCTATGTGGTGACTCTCATGGGCAACATTGTAATCCTAATTGTGGTGTCAGCTGATCACTCCCTTCATacacccatgtatttctttcttggcCACTTTTCCTTCCTAGAGATTGGCTACATCACTACCATTGAGCCCATGATGCTGAGAACATTGTTATCAGCTCATGTGCCTATTTCCTTCCCAGGCTGTGcttgccagttttatttttttgctgctCTGGTGGCTACTGAATGTTTCTTCCTGGCTGTAATGTCTTATGATCGCTATATAGCCATCTGTAACCCATTGCATTACTCCAGCATAATGGACTACTGGGGTTGCTTACAGCTAGCTGGTACCTCTTGGATGGCCGGATTTCTGGCACCCATCCTTCTCATGGTGTTCATTTTTCAGTTAACATTCTGCACTGACAATGAAATTAACCACTTCTTCTGTGATTTGAAGCCCATCATGAAACTGGCCTGCACTGATACTCAAGTAGCTGAGATGACCTCTTTTATATGTACGTCTTTATTTGCCTTCGGCCCCTTCATGCTAACTTTAGCATCTTATACTTACATCATCTCCACCATTCTAAGGATTCCTTCTACCTCAGGGAAGCAGAGGGCCTTCTCCACCTGTTCCTCCCATCTGACAGTGGTCAGTTTGTATTATGGGATGCTGGGCATTGTCTATGGCTTCCCATTAGGGCCTCAGCATGAAGACTTATTgaagttgctttctcttctgtatACAGTGCTTACCCCTGCTCTCAACCCTATTATTTATACCTTAAGGAACAAGGATGTAAAGGTAGCTCTGAGAAAACTGGTACAATGA